Proteins found in one Oncorhynchus mykiss isolate Arlee chromosome 3, USDA_OmykA_1.1, whole genome shotgun sequence genomic segment:
- the LOC110520215 gene encoding putative methyltransferase DDB_G0268948: MTCRMFEEKHHAAIYQRYRFVPPEEIRYIILHYLERKKVQPHALAVDLGCGTGQNSRLMAPHFQEVVGIDISECQLEEARAVAGFNNITYRKGTAEELPFPDASVDLLTAASAAHWFDQQRFLLEAVRVLKPCGCMALLGFADNFRLHYGSCGDRLTDICDEFKKVLLPYTSTQVAVANIKLQELYTAIPFPDKERVECIPLKQQISVRNIVGFMESFSMYQAFQRAEPDAATALLQRTLDRFLKEMGVTSPDTLMEVTLEYFCVLASKPE, encoded by the exons ATGACCTGCCGGATGTTTGAGGAGAAACACCATGCCGCCATCTACCAGAGGTACCGCTTTGTACCCCCAGAGGAGATCAGATACATCATCCTGCATTACCTGGAAAGGAAG AAAGTCCAGCCTCATGCCCTAGCTGTGGACCTGGGCTGTGGGACGGGGCAGAACTCACGCCTGATGGCCCCACACTTCCAGGAGGTGGTGGGCATTGACATCAGCGAGTGCCAACTGGAGGAGGCCAGGGCAGTGGCAGGGTTCAACAACATCACCTACAG GAAAGGGACAGCTGAGGAGCTGCCGTTTCCGGATGCTTCTGTGGACCTACTGACTGCAGCCTCAGCGGCCCATTGGTTTGACCAGCAGCGGTTCCTCTTGGAGGCAGTCCGGGTCCTGAAGCCTTGCGGCTGCATGGCTCTGCTTGGCTTTGCTGATAACTTCAGACTCCATTACGGCTCATGTGGGGACAGACTCACTGACATCTGTGATGAG TTCAAGAAGGTGCTGTTACCATACACCAGCACACAGGTAGCAGTGGCCAACATCAAACTACAAGAGCTTTACACTGCTATCCCCTTCCCTGACAAAGAGAG GGTTGAGTGTATCCCACTGAAGCAGCAGATCTCAGTGAGGAACATAGTGGGCTTCATGGAGTCCTTCTCCATGTACCAGGCCTTCCAGAGGGCCGagcctgatgctgccaccgcaCTGCTGCAGAGAACACTCGACAG GTTTCTGAAGGAGATGGGAGTCACATCACCAGACACACTCATGGAAGTGACGCTGGAGTATTTCTGTGTCCTGGCGTCTAAACCGGAGTGA
- the LOC110520220 gene encoding uncharacterized protein LOC110520220 translates to MDHIVVIQWWILLCISGNSAEVMKRSIFLISGQTESVHLSVSDLAQPHWSEFSWEWTSHDGRYSEIQIARAISSRLVVSPPFTEYFSCSKDFDVTVKPKFECAGVFLLVRANVPLVKIEIFTTKITPSFWPSFRLGSDVSVSCEVSSLPDGATLQWERDGDSTSITTLFYNNTVHMIIRSVHPDSQGAYYCTFRQNGTLLYNVSNAVRIEEVSSDATLTMYRESSNSSLVTLLCMTSDEYIHASWSWTPLSTAKEVHLVRTTMYGSNDTFNERFSYGDFNGYYFPLYFSPVKFEDSGRFNCYFENLLVASINVVTLKVSAVPPSGFPRNHPVVLRCEVSEVSTDPVTLAWLRMEGSRGLLVKQDILTESHPNRMLSVTLPSLHRDQLHWQCAVFTEGMLRATASLTLTLPTQTKMSSMTGMGTETVVRGVITMAATLGILGLLGFYCRRPNGTQTQRQKEEPAQLQETGV, encoded by the exons ATGGACCACATTGTGGTTATTCAGTGGTGGATCCTGTTATGCATATCAGGGAATTCTGCTGAGG tgatgaagaggagcATCTTCTTGATCTCTGGTCAGACAGAGAGTGTGCACCTGTCTGTGTCAGACCTGGCTCAACCTCACTGGTCAGAGTTCAGCTGGGAGTGGACCTCACATGATGGGAGATACTCAGAGATTCAAATAGCCAGAGCAATATCCTCTAGGCTAGTGGTTAGTCCACCTTTCACAGAGTACTTTTCTTGCAGCAAAGACTTTGACGTAACAGTGAAGCCGAAGTTTGAATGTGCAGGGGTGTTTTTGTTGGTAAGAGCAAATGTCCCATTGGTTAAGATTGAGATCTTCACCACAAAAA TTACACCTTCCTTTTGGCCTTCATTTCGTCTGGGTTCTGATGTGAGTGTTAGTTGCGAGGTGTCCAGCCTACCAGATGGGGCCACACTGCagtgggaaagagatggagattCCACTTCTATCACCACGCTGTTCTACAACAACACTGTCCACATGATCATCCGCAGTGTTCATCCGGACAGTCAGGGGGCATACTACTGCACTTTTAGACAGAATGGAACACTGTTATATAATGTCTCTAATGCTGTCAGAATTGAGGAAG TTTCGTCTGATGCCACTCTCACAATGTACAGAGAGAGCTCCAACAGCTCTCTGGTGACACTGCTTTGTATGACATCAGATGAGTACATCCATGCATCATGGTCCTGGACCCCATTATCTACAGCTAAAGAGGTTCACCTTGTGAGAACTACAATGTACGGCTCCAATGACACGTTTAATGAGAGATTTTCATACGGGGACTTCAATGGATACTACTTCCCTCTCTACTTCTCACCAGTGAAGTTTGAAGATTCTGGAAGGTTCAATTGCTATTTTGAAAACCTCCTAGTTGCCTCTATCAATGTGGTAACCCTAAAGG TCTCTGCAGTTCCGCCTAGTGGATTCCCCAGGAATCATCCGGTGGTCCTGAGATGTGAGGTGTCGGAGGTGAGCACCGACCCTGTGACCCTAGCCTGGCTGAGGATGGAAGGGAGCAGGGGGCTGCTGGTCAAACaggacatcctgacagagagtcACCCCAACAGGATGCTCAGTGTGACCCTGCCCAGCCTCCATAGGGACCAGCTGCACTGGCAGTGTGCTGTGTTCACAGAGGGCATGCTCAGAGCGACAGCCTCCCTGACCCTCACACTCCCCACACAGACAAAAATGTCTTCAATGACAG GGATGGGCACCGAGACAGTGGTGAGAGGGGTGATTACAATGGCTGCCACCCTAGGAATTCTGGGACTTCTCGGGTTCTACTGTCGAAGACCAAACG GcacccagacacagagacaaaaggAGGAACCTGCTCAACTGCAGGAGACTGGTGTATAG
- the LOC110520222 gene encoding uncharacterized protein LOC110520222 isoform X3 yields the protein MSWLLSRYGNRTVTYSNMGQYSGSMGVTLLWVLLWISRSGQGLSAEQLSTKIFFLAETNTSNRVTLQVPPAVLKGTAHQWMWTSHDGRHSNTSVAQITSSMSRNPSWNTQAPFSQGTGYLSMQTKYENAGEFVLMQTKPASAVLARFEVFSFVVKATPNYNGNEVYLGSDVSVRCEVSHIPDGATLQWEIDGDSTSNTTLFYNKTAHMIIHTVDQNYQGRSNCNFRLNGELLFRDYTTLSVQTGTFNNPYHLFRESSNSSEVKLICRSRSSYSRAKWIMSRSPTSVTLTSSDKVRSDRFSSPSFNGYDFPLHVSPVTFEDSGVFTCFFEDHRFSSVKITTIRVSESGGPPGGQPVVVRCEVSEVSTDPVTLAWMRMEGSRWLLVKQDVLTKSHPNRTLSVTLPSLHRDQLHWQCAVFTEGMLRATASLTLTLPTQTKMSSMTGMGTETVVRGVITMAATVGILGLLGLYCRRPNGTQTQRQKEEPAQLEETSV from the exons ATGAGTTGGCTACTGAGTAGATAcgggaacagaacagtaacataCAGCAACATGGGGCAGTACAGTGGCTCTATGGGTGTAACGTTGTTGTGGGTTCTGCTGTGGATATCTAGATCCGGTCAGGGACTCTCAGCTGAAC AATTGTCAACGAAGATATTTTTCCTTGCCGAGACCAATACCAGTAACAGAGTCACTCTCCAAGTTCCCCCTGCAGTTCTGAAAGGGACAGCACACCAATGGATGTGGACCTCACATGATGGCAGACACTCAAACACTTCAGTAGCCCAAATCACTTCCTCCATGAGTAGAAATCCTTCATGGAACACACAGGCTCCTTTCTCACAAGGAACAGGATATCTGTCTATGCAAACAAAATATGAAAATGCTGGAGAGTTTGTGCTCATGCAAACCAAACCAGCTTCAGCAGTTCTGGCGAGATTTGAGGTGTTTAGTTTTGTGGTTAAAG CGACACCAAACTATAACGGTAATGAAGTGTATCTGGGTTCTGATGTGAGTGTGCGTTGCGAGGTGTCCCACATACCAGATGGGGCCACACTGCAGTGGGAAATAGATGGAGATTCCACATCTAACACCACGCTGTTCTACAACAAAACGGCCCATATGATCATCCACACTGTCGATCAGAATTACCAGGGGAGATCTAACTGCAATTTCAGACTGAATGGAGAATTGTTGTTTAGAGATTATACTACACTGTCTGTACAAACAG GCACATTTAATAACCCATATCATCTGTTTCGAGAGAGCAGCAACAGCAGTGAGGTGAAGTTGATCTGCAGGTCAAGGTCCTCATACAGCAGAGCCAAATGGATCATGAGCAGATCACCAACATCTGTTACTCTGACTTCATCAGACAAAGTCAGAAGTGACCGATTCTCATCTCCCTCATTCAACGGATATGATTTCCCACTGCATGTCTCACCAGTGACATTTGAGGATAGTGGAGTTTTCACATGTTTCTTTGAAGACCACAGGTTCAGCTCGGTTAAAATCACAACCATTCGAG TATCTGAATCTGGAGGGCCCCCTGGTGGCCAGCCCGTGGTGGTGAGGTGTGAGGTGTCGGAGGTGAGCACCGACCCTGTGACCCTGGCCTGGATGAGGATGGAGGGGAGCAGGTGGCTGCTGGTCAAACAGGACGTCCTGACAAAGAGTCATCCTAACAGGACGCTCAGTGTGACCCTGCCCAGCCTCCATAGGGACCAGCTGCACTGGCAGTGTGCTGTGTTCACAGAGGGCATGCTCAGAGCGACAGCCTCCCTGACCCTCACACTCCCCACACAGACAAAAATGTCTTCAATGACAG GGATGGGCACCGAGACAGTGGTCAGAGGGGTGATTACAATGGCTGCCACCGTAGGAATTCTGGGACTTCTTGGGCTCTACTGTCGAAGACCAAACG GcacccagacacagagacaaaaggAGGAACCTGCTCAACTGGAGGAGACTAGTGTATAG